One region of Anser cygnoides isolate HZ-2024a breed goose chromosome 22, Taihu_goose_T2T_genome, whole genome shotgun sequence genomic DNA includes:
- the ABI3 gene encoding ABI gene family member 3 codes for MPEVGAGMSRDPQALRQHRCELQNPVPRRLGRKWALEPGTMSELRQLQQCDIPAARQVLRDNHCNLHRVADYCESNYVQASDKQKALEETMAFSTQSLASVAYQVSSLATTFLQLLDLQVTELQKVEANISCVAQRIDMHKEKVSRREIGSLTISKRFPAHQKIISPPGPPCLEPYYRKPLNFSILDDIGHGIKDHSTQLSRTGTLARKGIKSATQSAGTLGRSTRVPEPIQPPVVPPGKLSTASSTSSLTSVSSTGALGDTGEGIPAAPPLPSFPGPPPLVAATVRPPSPLPTDLPPPPLGDLALPPLDIIPPVSDDLKPPLLPPPALLDFEDFTPPLPPDVEEPPWVPASYLEKVVTLYPYAQRKDNELSFQPGALIYVTRRYSDGWCEGIMGEEVGFFPGNYVEPF; via the exons ATGCCGGAGGTGGGGGCTGGGATGTCGAGGGACCCGCAGGCCCTGCGTCAGCACCGCTGCGAGCTTCAAAACCCGGTGCCGAGGCGGTTGGGGAGGAAGTGGGCGCTTGAGCCCGGCACCATGTCGGAGCTgcggcagctgcagcagtgtgaCATCCCAGCCGCCAGGCAGGTCCTGCGCGACAACCACTGCAACCTCCACCGGGTCGCTGACTACTGCGAGAGCAACTATGTGCAG GCGAGTGATAAGCAGAAGGCGCTGGAGGAGACAATGGCGTTTAGCACTCAGTCCCTGGCCAGCGTAGCGTACCAGGTCAGCAGCCTGGCCACCACTTTTCTCCAGCTGCTAGACCTGCAGGTGACCGAGCTGCAGAAGGTGGAGGCCAACATCAGCTGCGTGGCTCAG AGGATTGACATGCACAAGGAGAAAGTTTCTCGACGGGAGATTGGGTCATTGACCATCAGCAAGAGGTTTCCAGCCCACCAGAAGATCATATCACCTCCCGGCCCACCCTGCCTGGAGCCCTACTACAGGAAACCCCTCAACTTTAGCATCTTGGATGACATTGGTCATGGCATAAAG GACCACAGCACCCAGCTCTCCCGCACAGGCACCCTGGCTCGGAAAGGGATTAAGTCAGCCACACAGTCTGCAGGCACCCTGGG GAGGAGCACCCGTGTCCCTGAGCCCATACAGCCACCTGTGGTTCCTCCGGGAAAGCTCTCCACAGCCTCGTCCACCTCTTCTCTGACATCGGTCAG CTCAACTGGAGCCCTGGGAGACACTGGTGAAGGCATCCCTGCAGCACCACCGCTCCCGTCCTTCCCAGGGCCACCTCCCCTGGTTGCAGCCACTGTCCGGCCACCCTCACCTCTCCCCACAGACCTACCCCCCCCACCGCTGGGGGACCTGGCCTTGCCCCCACTGGACATCAtccccccag TTTCTGATGACCTCAAGCCACCGCTGCTGCCACCACCGGCTTTGCTTGACTTTGAGGATTTCACCCCACCACTGCCACCAGATGTGGAGGAGCCCCCCTGGGTCCCAGCAAGCTACCTGGAGAAAG TGGTGACCCTCTATCCCTATGCACAGCGGAAAGACAACGAGCTCTCCTTCCAGCCTGGGGCGCTCATCTACGTCACGCGGAGGTACTCGGATGGATGGTGTGAGGGCATCATGGGCGAGGAAGTAGGTTTCTTCCCTGGCAATTATGTGGAGCCCTTCTGA
- the GNGT2 gene encoding guanine nucleotide-binding protein G(I)/G(S)/G(O) subunit gamma-T2, which yields MAQDMTEKELLKMELDQLKKEVKNERQMVSKTGKEIKEYVESMAGEDPLLKGVPEDKNPFKEKGGCTIS from the exons ATGGCTCAGGATATGACAGAGAAGGAACTGTTGAAGATGGAACTGGATCAGCTGAAAAAGGAGGTGAAGAATGAGAGGCAAATG GTCTCCAAGACCGGCAAAGAGATCAAGGAGTACGTCGAATCCATGGCAGGAGAGGACCCACTGTTGAAAGGTGTCCCTGAGGACAAGAACCCCTTTAAGGAAAAGGGTGGCTGTACAATAAGCTGA